The following are from one region of the Deltaproteobacteria bacterium genome:
- a CDS encoding DUF3302 domain-containing protein — MLGFDLDFWDYATFAALAVLIGAFGTVAVLIAGLPGRIAIARKHPDAEAVKIMGWAGLLFAVPWIQAFIWAFKPTDIVDIRRFPRAERIAVDEEIARLQGATAPAQGKASSDVTSSGSHRQPPGGES, encoded by the coding sequence ATGCTCGGGTTTGACCTCGACTTCTGGGACTACGCGACGTTCGCCGCGCTGGCCGTGCTTATCGGCGCGTTCGGTACGGTGGCGGTGCTCATCGCCGGTCTGCCCGGGCGGATCGCGATCGCTCGCAAACACCCCGACGCCGAGGCGGTCAAGATCATGGGCTGGGCCGGGCTGCTTTTCGCCGTGCCGTGGATCCAGGCCTTCATCTGGGCGTTCAAGCCGACCGACATCGTCGACATCCGCCGCTTTCCGCGCGCGGAGCGCATCGCCGTCGACGAAGAGATCGCCCGCCTCCAGGGTGCGACCGCACCGGCGCAAGGGAAGGCATCGAGCGATGTGACGTCCAGCGGCAGCCATCGCCAACCGCCAGGCGGAGAATCATGA
- a CDS encoding HlyD family secretion protein: MVPALLISVFIAFLFWLIFFKLKWLQFSIAWGVVSVYFALHLLLVFLVGLRFVAPYSTDAKVIQHTIQLVPRLSEPTLVTAVLVEPNVPVKKGQPLFQFDRRPYEYKVSQLAAQLAQATQNVLVLKADLEVATQKVAKTKGELEYAKEQQQRTQALAKKGAGSEEDAQKWIAQLRIADAGVSEAVAEAARARLKYESQVGGVNTAVASAQAELAQAQYYLDNTTLVAPEDGYIINLQVRPGMVAGDYRIGAIASFICDADRYLLAAYDQEVLKYVQAGQAVEVALNLYPGQIFKGKVDSVWKASGIGQLLPSGTLPTFNPLPPDIPQGRFAVRIALAGEDPSKFPIGAQGAAAIYTGGGGFAALRRIGIRSYSWLNWLYPIPF; encoded by the coding sequence ATGGTTCCCGCGCTGCTGATTTCCGTCTTCATCGCCTTTCTCTTCTGGCTGATCTTCTTCAAACTCAAGTGGCTCCAATTCAGCATCGCGTGGGGCGTCGTCTCGGTATATTTCGCGCTGCATCTCTTGCTGGTGTTTCTCGTCGGCCTCCGTTTCGTTGCCCCCTACTCGACCGACGCGAAGGTGATTCAACACACCATCCAACTGGTCCCGCGGCTGTCGGAACCAACGCTGGTCACCGCGGTGTTGGTCGAGCCCAATGTGCCGGTCAAGAAAGGGCAGCCGCTGTTCCAGTTCGACCGCCGCCCCTACGAGTACAAGGTCAGCCAACTCGCCGCGCAACTCGCGCAAGCCACGCAGAACGTCCTCGTGCTCAAGGCCGATCTCGAAGTCGCCACGCAAAAGGTGGCCAAGACCAAGGGCGAGCTGGAGTACGCGAAGGAGCAGCAACAGCGCACGCAAGCCCTCGCCAAGAAGGGCGCCGGCTCGGAGGAGGACGCGCAGAAATGGATCGCGCAGTTGCGCATCGCTGACGCCGGCGTGAGCGAAGCGGTTGCCGAGGCGGCGCGGGCGCGGCTGAAGTACGAATCGCAAGTCGGTGGCGTCAACACCGCGGTGGCCAGCGCGCAAGCCGAACTCGCTCAAGCGCAATACTATCTCGACAATACGACGTTGGTGGCGCCCGAGGACGGCTACATCATCAACCTGCAAGTCCGCCCCGGCATGGTGGCCGGCGACTACCGCATCGGCGCGATCGCGTCGTTCATCTGCGACGCCGATCGCTACCTGTTGGCGGCCTACGATCAAGAAGTTCTCAAGTACGTGCAGGCCGGGCAAGCGGTGGAGGTCGCGCTGAATCTGTACCCGGGGCAGATTTTCAAGGGGAAGGTCGACAGCGTCTGGAAGGCCAGCGGCATCGGACAGCTCTTGCCGAGCGGCACGCTGCCCACCTTCAACCCACTGCCGCCGGACATCCCGCAGGGGCGCTTCGCGGTGCGCATCGCGCTCGCCGGTGAAGACCCGTCGAAGTTCCCGATCGGCGCGCAAGGCGCCGCCGCGATCTATACCGGCGGCGGCGGCTTCGCGGCGCTGCGCCGCATCGGCATCCGCAGTTACTCGTGGCTCAACTGGCTCTATCCCATTCCATTCTGA
- a CDS encoding efflux transporter outer membrane subunit yields MTRWRARAWRGHVASVVVAAVLSGCPLAPPPQHTDVLEHALPKDTSVPPAWSATAGGDEVSGDWLKSFDDPRLDAVVAEAIANNLDLRQAAAQVEIARQNIVIAGARLLPQIGARVGGAITKAEGQAGTFKSNDEYLAAAWEIDVWGRLRAQRAGARASYEGSALDYAFARQSLAATAAQSWYLAVATRQLVALARESVALFSELLELVKLRRTAGKVGDLDVAEASANLNVAESQVRTVEGLYADARRNLEVLIGRYPAAELEIAETFALLPPPVAAGMPSSLLERRPDLVAAERQVLAAFRTQEAARLALLPSIGLVVDGGQLSSGVLSLLRLNPWLAHGAIGMDLPIYQAGSLRAQIKIATAQQEQAVARYGAAVLTAFREVEAALTNQELLAQRLQYEQRALGDRSEAVRIAKLRYQAGAIDLLSVLHLQAEQIASQGEVIKLRSAQLANRIQLHLVLGGSFDAQPAAQQPSPAPESTLGLTTTE; encoded by the coding sequence ATGACGCGATGGCGTGCGCGCGCTTGGCGAGGACATGTGGCGTCCGTCGTCGTGGCAGCCGTGCTATCCGGCTGCCCTCTTGCTCCACCGCCGCAGCACACCGACGTGTTGGAGCATGCCTTGCCGAAAGACACGAGCGTTCCGCCGGCTTGGAGTGCCACTGCCGGCGGCGACGAGGTGAGCGGCGACTGGCTGAAGTCGTTCGACGATCCGCGTCTGGACGCCGTGGTCGCTGAAGCGATCGCCAACAACCTCGACTTGCGCCAAGCCGCGGCGCAGGTCGAGATCGCGCGGCAGAACATCGTGATCGCCGGCGCCCGGCTGCTGCCGCAGATCGGCGCGCGCGTCGGCGGCGCCATCACCAAAGCCGAGGGTCAGGCCGGGACGTTCAAGAGCAACGACGAGTATCTGGCCGCGGCCTGGGAGATCGACGTGTGGGGCCGACTGCGCGCGCAGCGTGCCGGCGCTCGGGCAAGCTATGAAGGGAGCGCCCTCGACTACGCCTTCGCGCGGCAATCGCTGGCGGCGACCGCGGCGCAGAGTTGGTACCTCGCCGTCGCCACGCGTCAGCTCGTGGCGCTCGCCCGCGAGAGCGTCGCGTTGTTCAGCGAGCTGCTCGAGCTGGTGAAACTGCGCCGCACCGCCGGCAAGGTCGGCGATCTCGACGTCGCGGAGGCGAGCGCGAACCTCAATGTCGCCGAGAGCCAGGTCCGCACCGTCGAAGGTCTCTACGCCGACGCGCGGCGCAATCTGGAAGTGCTCATCGGACGCTACCCGGCGGCCGAACTCGAAATCGCCGAGACCTTCGCGCTGCTGCCGCCGCCGGTTGCCGCCGGGATGCCTTCCTCACTGCTCGAACGACGGCCCGACCTCGTGGCGGCGGAGCGCCAAGTGTTGGCGGCATTCCGTACCCAGGAAGCCGCGCGGCTGGCGCTGTTGCCGTCGATCGGGCTCGTGGTGGACGGCGGGCAACTGAGCAGCGGAGTGCTCTCGTTACTGCGGCTCAACCCATGGCTGGCTCACGGGGCGATCGGCATGGATCTCCCAATCTATCAGGCGGGATCGTTGCGCGCGCAGATCAAGATCGCCACCGCGCAGCAGGAACAAGCGGTGGCGCGCTACGGCGCGGCGGTGTTGACGGCATTCCGCGAAGTGGAGGCCGCGTTGACCAACCAAGAATTGTTGGCGCAGCGCCTGCAGTACGAACAGCGGGCGCTCGGCGATCGCAGCGAGGCCGTGCGAATCGCCAAGCTGCGCTATCAAGCCGGAGCCATCGACCTGCTGTCAGTGTTGCACCTGCAAGCCGAACAGATCGCCAGCCAAGGCGAGGTCATCAAGCTGCGCAGTGCGCAACTCGCCAATCGCATCCAACTGCACCTCGTGCTCGGCGGCAGCTTCGACGCTCAGCCCGCCGCGCAGCAGCCGAGCCCGGCACCAGAGTCTACACTCGGCCTCACAACCACGGAGTAG
- a CDS encoding two pore domain potassium channel family protein encodes MPRPADGQSAKGGQPAAATARVLRGRFTGLTIVLVVLFFLLITVSDVELRALLIDLTLSVLMLFAIRSVGRRVRVATAALALPTFICQWTLHLPHSPIPHSVTFAFTMAFLAFLTVIVLITVLSEQTISADTIVGGVCAYLLLGVTWGFAYTLLVSVSPDAFTISPALAAAAHWETSTAPKSPLMQYYSFVTLSTLGYGDMSPLSAAARSLSVAEGLSGQLYLAVLIARLVSGHAAGLHKQ; translated from the coding sequence ATGCCCAGGCCCGCGGACGGACAATCGGCGAAGGGAGGACAGCCGGCAGCCGCCACCGCCCGAGTGCTCCGCGGGCGCTTCACCGGGCTGACGATCGTCTTGGTGGTCCTCTTCTTCCTCCTGATCACCGTCAGTGATGTCGAACTCCGCGCGCTACTCATCGACCTAACTCTTTCCGTGCTGATGCTGTTCGCGATACGCAGCGTCGGGCGCCGCGTGCGCGTAGCCACGGCGGCGCTCGCTCTGCCGACCTTCATCTGCCAATGGACCTTGCATCTCCCCCATTCTCCGATCCCTCATTCCGTCACCTTCGCCTTCACAATGGCATTCCTCGCGTTCCTGACCGTGATCGTCTTGATCACCGTCCTCTCTGAGCAAACCATTAGCGCTGACACGATAGTCGGCGGCGTGTGCGCCTACCTCTTGCTGGGAGTGACGTGGGGCTTTGCCTACACGCTGCTGGTATCGGTGTCGCCGGATGCGTTCACAATTTCTCCCGCCCTTGCGGCGGCGGCCCATTGGGAAACGTCGACAGCGCCGAAGTCGCCCCTTATGCAATACTATAGCTTCGTGACGCTCTCGACCTTGGGGTATGGAGATATGTCGCCGTTGAGCGCTGCGGCGCGATCGCTCTCGGTGGCGGAGGGCTTGTCGGGCCAACTGTATCTGGCGGTGCTGATCGCCCGCTTGGTGAGCGGGCACGCGGCGGGACTACACAAGCAATGA